One Spirochaetota bacterium genomic region harbors:
- the mog gene encoding molybdopterin adenylyltransferase has translation MVRVGIITVSDRSSRGEREDLSGPEIRRWAERRGHLVEAESIVPDETERIRDELIAYAARGIDLILTTGGTGFAPRDVTPEATLAVIDRAAPGFAEAMRHRSLAITPHAMLSRAVAGIRGTSLIVNLPGSPKAVRENLEVIEKAVPHAIELLRGRVGDCGAPNC, from the coding sequence ATGGTCCGTGTCGGAATAATCACCGTCAGCGACCGCTCGTCGAGGGGGGAGCGCGAGGACCTCTCGGGGCCCGAGATACGGCGCTGGGCGGAGCGCAGGGGGCACCTGGTGGAGGCTGAATCGATCGTTCCGGACGAGACGGAACGCATACGGGACGAGCTGATCGCCTATGCCGCGAGGGGGATCGATCTCATCCTAACCACGGGAGGAACCGGTTTCGCACCGCGCGACGTGACCCCCGAGGCGACGCTCGCGGTCATTGACAGAGCGGCCCCCGGTTTCGCCGAGGCGATGCGGCATCGTTCGCTTGCCATTACCCCCCACGCCATGCTCTCAAGGGCGGTTGCCGGTATCAGGGGGACGAGCCTGATCGTCAACCTGCCTGGAAGCCCGAAAGCAGTGCGCGAAAACCTCGAGGTGATCGAAAAGGCGGTCCCGCATGCCATTGAGCTTTTGCGAGGGAGGGTCGGCGACTGCGGTGCTCCGAATTGCTGA
- a CDS encoding TaqI-like C-terminal specificity domain-containing protein, with protein MNRKHYLSRHGKYVDYRIALLGGPNLWDEEECASACGMVSYLMDHAPLPAALRGEPRRALEELKDLLRRWDILRDGDLLGYIHQELQSRKTRKKHGRYFTPRDIVDYIVSRALAPVPGADLPLILDPACGSGQFLIAAYALLSCSGNRRGSMRRNTEELIHHRIHGIDNDQVAASICRWNLSRVSGINESEIKNIHNNNYLFKSLRGDSRDEAAGYTAVIGNPPWGSRLSADERRAARERFSSAGSGINTFTLFIERTRRLLAPGGTMAFLLPEAYLNIGAHSASRRQVLDHMRILDIAAWGERFRGVFAPSVSFIAAREDSASARSRHVVRISSAPAGGSATATLIPQAQYDSTPQNIFNIHYSRRAVELISRMEDEGCFYLKGSARFFLGVVTGDNPHHLRDARSEDAPDPIIVGRDLSQYRIDFSGHHFRFDPGALQQVAPRQLYLTPNKLLYKFIGRRLVFALDTEGRYSLNNVNAFIPGDKMLEPECLLALLNSRLMQYYYEKNFFTVKVLRGNLERLPLRTADGGTRRKIRSLVRRVMESPDSGAGMRSRETIEDIVFSIYGIGDAEAARISEAVLSPAPALSPQ; from the coding sequence ATGAATCGAAAACACTATCTCTCACGGCACGGAAAATACGTCGATTACCGCATAGCCCTCCTCGGCGGTCCCAACCTTTGGGACGAGGAGGAATGCGCGTCTGCCTGCGGGATGGTGTCCTACCTCATGGACCACGCTCCGCTGCCGGCGGCTCTTCGGGGAGAACCCCGCCGGGCGCTGGAGGAGCTGAAGGATCTCCTGCGCCGGTGGGACATCCTGCGTGATGGAGACCTTCTCGGCTACATCCACCAGGAACTCCAGTCCAGGAAAACGCGCAAAAAGCACGGCCGCTATTTCACCCCCCGCGATATCGTCGACTACATCGTTTCACGAGCGCTCGCTCCAGTACCCGGCGCGGATCTTCCGCTGATTCTTGATCCGGCCTGCGGATCGGGCCAGTTTCTCATCGCCGCCTATGCCCTCCTCTCGTGCTCCGGCAACCGGCGAGGTAGTATGCGCCGGAATACGGAGGAGCTTATCCATCACCGTATTCACGGCATCGACAACGACCAGGTCGCCGCGTCGATATGCAGATGGAACCTTTCCAGGGTTTCCGGCATCAATGAGAGTGAAATCAAAAATATACACAATAATAATTATTTGTTCAAAAGCCTTCGCGGTGACTCCCGCGATGAAGCCGCTGGCTATACGGCCGTCATTGGCAACCCTCCCTGGGGGTCGCGCCTTTCGGCGGACGAGCGGCGCGCCGCCCGCGAGCGTTTTTCCTCGGCAGGGTCCGGCATCAATACCTTTACGCTGTTTATCGAGCGCACGCGCAGGCTCCTGGCCCCCGGGGGGACGATGGCCTTTCTTCTTCCCGAGGCTTATTTGAACATCGGCGCGCACAGTGCTTCGCGGCGGCAGGTGCTCGACCACATGCGGATACTCGATATAGCGGCCTGGGGCGAGCGCTTCAGGGGTGTGTTCGCCCCCTCCGTTTCGTTCATCGCGGCCCGCGAGGATTCGGCGAGTGCGCGATCGCGGCATGTAGTCAGGATATCTTCGGCGCCGGCGGGCGGCTCCGCAACGGCCACACTGATACCGCAAGCGCAGTACGACTCGACACCTCAGAACATCTTCAACATCCATTATTCGCGCAGGGCGGTCGAGCTCATCTCGCGCATGGAGGATGAGGGGTGCTTCTATCTGAAGGGTTCCGCCCGCTTTTTCCTCGGCGTGGTGACCGGGGATAACCCGCATCACCTCAGGGACGCGCGCTCGGAAGATGCGCCCGACCCTATCATTGTCGGACGCGATCTTTCGCAGTACAGGATCGATTTCAGCGGCCATCATTTCAGGTTCGACCCCGGCGCGCTCCAGCAGGTGGCGCCGCGCCAACTTTATCTTACGCCGAACAAGCTCCTCTATAAATTCATCGGCAGGCGCCTGGTCTTTGCGCTCGACACCGAGGGGCGCTACTCGCTCAATAACGTCAACGCGTTCATTCCCGGGGATAAGATGCTCGAACCCGAATGCCTGCTTGCGCTCCTCAACTCGCGCCTCATGCAGTATTACTATGAAAAGAACTTCTTTACGGTGAAGGTCCTGAGGGGAAACCTCGAGCGACTGCCGCTTCGGACCGCCGATGGCGGAACCAGGCGAAAGATCCGCTCACTCGTGAGACGCGTCATGGAGTCGCCGGATTCGGGAGCGGGGATGCGAAGCAGGGAGACGATCGAGGACATTGTCTTCAGCATCTACGGTATCGGCGACGCCGAGGCCGCGCGCATCAGCGAGGCCGTGCTCTCCCCGGCACCGGCGCTTTCACCGCAGTGA
- the hypA gene encoding hydrogenase maturation nickel metallochaperone HypA, with protein MHELSIMGSILDIVLDSAGKNGAKRVARINLQVGEISDLIPEWMQTYFDFVSKDTIAEKAELSVEKVPAVLRCKSCGTEFRFTKEDWRFSCSACESADIEILSGREFRIISIEVE; from the coding sequence ATGCACGAGCTTTCGATAATGGGCAGCATCCTGGACATCGTCCTGGATTCCGCGGGGAAAAACGGGGCCAAACGGGTCGCCCGAATCAACCTGCAGGTGGGTGAAATTTCCGACCTTATCCCGGAATGGATGCAGACCTATTTCGATTTTGTCAGCAAGGACACCATCGCGGAAAAGGCCGAGCTTTCGGTGGAAAAAGTACCCGCCGTGCTGCGCTGCAAATCGTGCGGAACGGAGTTCAGGTTCACGAAGGAGGACTGGCGCTTTTCCTGTTCCGCGTGCGAATCGGCCGATATCGAGATCTTAAGCGGCCGGGAATTCAGGATCATCAGCATCGAGGTTGAATGA